A stretch of the Paenibacillus dendritiformis genome encodes the following:
- a CDS encoding ferredoxin: protein MAKYTWVDKDTCIACGACGATAPDIYDYDDEGIAEVIYEGDNNQGITEIPEDLYDDLQDAADGCPTDSIKIADTPFN, encoded by the coding sequence ATGGCAAAATATACTTGGGTAGATAAAGACACATGCATCGCTTGCGGAGCGTGCGGCGCAACCGCTCCGGATATATACGACTACGACGATGAAGGCATCGCAGAAGTGATATATGAAGGCGACAACAACCAAGGAATCACCGAGATTCCGGAAGATCTGTACGACGATCTGCAGGATGCGGCCGACGGCTGCCCTACGGATTCGATCAAGATCGCGGATACGCCGTTCAACTGA